The Methanocaldococcus sp. genome includes a window with the following:
- the pstA gene encoding phosphate ABC transporter permease PstA: MYPTKNNNFHKKIRTIKDYIFLIVVGSLTFIAILPLFHIIVSIVLKGLPVIMEKGTTFIFGTLSEGGIGPAIVGTLMLTFLATLIGLPLAFLAGVYIYEFSNSFIGRTTKMLLQIMLEFPTILVGTFVMGLLVVPMGTFSALAGALALAIILTPYVAVYTEEAMSEIPKIYKEGGYALGCTRAQVIFKIITKMAKKGILTGILIGMAKVSGETAPLLFTAGGLYEVYPTNPLQPIGAIPLLIYTLVQSPSPEDHKIAWGAALVMLIIFLAIFIPIRYALKDDIKL, from the coding sequence ATGTATCCCACTAAAAATAACAATTTTCATAAAAAAATTAGGACTATTAAAGATTATATCTTTTTAATAGTAGTTGGTAGTTTAACATTTATTGCTATACTCCCTCTATTTCATATAATTGTTTCAATTGTATTAAAGGGATTACCAGTTATAATGGAAAAAGGAACAACATTTATATTTGGAACTTTGAGTGAAGGAGGAATAGGGCCAGCAATAGTGGGAACATTGATGCTAACATTTTTAGCAACTCTTATAGGATTACCTTTAGCATTTTTGGCTGGAGTGTATATTTATGAATTTTCAAATAGTTTTATAGGTAGGACTACTAAGATGTTGTTACAGATAATGTTAGAATTTCCAACTATATTGGTGGGAACATTTGTTATGGGATTATTGGTTGTTCCCATGGGAACATTTTCCGCCCTTGCAGGAGCATTAGCTCTTGCAATAATATTAACTCCTTATGTTGCTGTATATACAGAAGAGGCTATGTCAGAAATTCCAAAAATATATAAAGAGGGAGGCTATGCTTTAGGTTGCACAAGAGCACAAGTAATATTTAAAATTATTACAAAAATGGCTAAAAAAGGAATTTTAACAGGAATATTAATAGGTATGGCAAAGGTTTCTGGGGAAACTGCTCCTCTGTTATTTACAGCTGGTGGATTATATGAAGTTTATCCTACAAATCCACTTCAACCAATTGGAGCTATTCCTCTATTAATATATACACTGGTGCAAAGTCCTTCTCCCGAAGACCATAAAATAGCTTGGGGAGCAGCATTAGTTATGCTTATTATCTTCTTAGCAATATTCATTCCAATAAGATATGCTTTAAAGGATGACATAAAACTCTAA
- the pstS gene encoding phosphate ABC transporter substrate-binding protein PstS: MKKILALILGICLILPIVSLAGCVGENSQNSQTPSNSKTIIIRTTGATFPKYQIQKWIEDYQKTHPNVKIEYEGGGSGYGQETFLKGLTDIGRTDPPVKEAMWKKFLGTGDQPLQFPEIVGAVVVAYNIPELKNTTLKLSNNALADIYLGKIKYWDDPEIKECNPKIADKLPHKEIIVIHRSDASGTTAIFTTYLSLISKEWAEKVGSGKIVNWPVDQMGRGAAGKGNPGVVAILKNTPYSITYTELSYAIEEKLQTAELQNKNGKYVKANETTIKAAVENVKAYIPNPTEGYKEDLKQLLNAPGDNAYPIVAFTHLLVWENKNGKHYSKEKAKAIKDFLTWVLTEGQKPEHLAPGYVGLPESVAKIGLDAVNRIKE; the protein is encoded by the coding sequence GTGAAAAAAATATTGGCTTTAATATTAGGAATCTGTTTAATACTCCCAATAGTTTCATTGGCAGGTTGTGTAGGAGAAAACTCTCAGAATAGTCAAACTCCTTCAAATTCAAAAACCATTATAATAAGAACTACAGGAGCAACATTTCCAAAGTATCAGATACAAAAATGGATTGAAGATTATCAAAAAACCCACCCTAATGTAAAAATAGAATATGAGGGTGGAGGATCAGGTTACGGACAAGAAACATTTTTAAAGGGATTAACTGATATTGGAAGGACTGATCCTCCAGTTAAAGAGGCAATGTGGAAAAAATTCTTGGGAACAGGAGATCAACCGTTGCAATTCCCTGAAATCGTAGGGGCTGTTGTTGTTGCCTATAATATTCCAGAACTTAAAAATACAACGTTAAAGTTAAGTAATAATGCGTTAGCAGATATATACTTAGGTAAAATAAAATACTGGGATGATCCTGAAATTAAAGAATGTAATCCAAAAATTGCTGATAAATTACCTCACAAAGAAATAATTGTCATTCACAGAAGTGACGCCAGTGGAACAACTGCAATATTTACAACATACTTAAGTTTAATAAGCAAAGAGTGGGCAGAAAAAGTTGGATCTGGTAAAATAGTTAATTGGCCTGTTGATCAGATGGGTAGAGGAGCGGCTGGAAAAGGAAATCCTGGAGTAGTGGCTATATTAAAGAATACTCCATACTCAATAACATACACTGAATTGTCATATGCAATCGAAGAAAAACTTCAAACTGCTGAATTACAAAATAAAAATGGAAAATATGTTAAAGCAAATGAAACTACAATAAAGGCGGCTGTTGAAAATGTTAAAGCATACATTCCAAATCCAACAGAGGGTTATAAAGAAGATTTAAAACAACTGTTAAACGCTCCGGGAGATAATGCATATCCAATAGTAGCATTTACCCACTTGTTAGTTTGGGAAAATAAAAATGGTAAGCATTACAGTAAAGAGAAGGCAAAGGCAATTAAGGATTTCTTAACATGGGTATTAACAGAAGGGCAGAAGCCAGAACATTTAGCTCCTGGTTATGTTGGATTACCTGAAAGTGTAGCAAAAATTGGTTTAGACGCTGTAAATAGAATAAAGGAGTAA
- the pstC gene encoding phosphate ABC transporter permease subunit PstC, with translation MDISKLLKKIDGFKIITSPAIIIVFILFALMVGFYLYNALPAIEKYGLNLFIQNIWQAAEEPAKEVYGLAAPIWGSIYTATIAILIALPLSIGYAIFVNDYAPKPLKYPLIIISDIMAGLPTIIYGIWGAFILVPLLRDHVMKFLYEHFSFIPLFDYPPLSGYCYLSAGILLGIMVVPFASAIIREAYAMIPSVYREGLVALGATRYETTKVLIRFIKPAIISGFILAFGRALGETVAVSLVIGNSFNLTYKLFAPGYTISSLIANQFGNAILYEYMTSVLYSAGLVLFVIGLIVNIIGLYYLKRWRENVSH, from the coding sequence ATGGATATATCTAAACTATTAAAAAAAATAGATGGATTTAAAATAATAACTTCACCAGCAATAATAATAGTTTTCATACTCTTTGCGCTAATGGTAGGATTCTATTTATATAATGCATTGCCAGCCATTGAAAAGTATGGATTAAATTTATTTATCCAAAATATATGGCAGGCTGCTGAAGAACCAGCAAAGGAAGTTTATGGATTAGCCGCACCAATTTGGGGAAGTATTTACACTGCCACAATTGCTATTTTAATAGCACTTCCTTTATCTATAGGTTATGCAATATTTGTAAATGACTATGCTCCAAAGCCTTTAAAGTATCCCCTTATTATTATATCAGACATAATGGCTGGATTGCCTACAATAATTTATGGTATTTGGGGAGCATTTATATTGGTTCCTCTTTTAAGAGACCATGTAATGAAGTTTTTGTATGAGCATTTTTCATTTATTCCTTTATTTGACTATCCTCCGCTCTCTGGATACTGTTATTTATCTGCTGGAATACTCCTTGGGATTATGGTTGTTCCTTTTGCATCTGCAATAATAAGAGAGGCTTATGCGATGATTCCTTCTGTATATAGGGAAGGATTGGTTGCTTTGGGAGCTACAAGATATGAAACTACAAAAGTTTTAATTAGATTTATAAAGCCTGCAATAATATCTGGCTTTATATTGGCATTTGGTAGGGCTCTTGGAGAAACCGTTGCTGTCTCATTGGTTATTGGAAATTCATTTAACTTAACTTATAAGTTATTTGCTCCTGGATATACAATATCCTCCCTTATAGCAAACCAGTTTGGAAATGCTATCTTATATGAATATATGACCTCTGTCTTATATTCTGCTGGGCTCGTTTTATTTGTAATTGGTTTGATTGTGAATATTATAGGGCTTTATTATTTGAAGAGGTGGAGAGAAAATGTATCCCACTAA